One uncultured Alphaproteobacteria bacterium genomic region harbors:
- a CDS encoding conserved hypothetical protein (Evidence 4 : Homologs of previously reported genes of unknown function), giving the protein MDVHESELELLEQLKRFDTPTITNVVATYPSKTDVCLGLYEPWTCNWYTDASMKVAYPELGRTVGFAVTAVYGVPDPNFNRLNFGDVLRAVVDSPKPAVVCIQQDFPEPLKRKNGLAGGQMVTAMKAVGAVAMLTDGPSRDIDEIRGMGFQYMMAGASAGHGPLGVKAVNVPVHLAGMDVAPGEIIHMDENGAVKFPRRYLAEVCRRAALIQEQEAAKMAAMAAAADPEEVIRIMTGGKEKY; this is encoded by the coding sequence ATGGACGTCCACGAGAGTGAACTCGAGCTTCTCGAGCAGTTGAAGCGGTTCGACACGCCGACGATCACCAACGTCGTCGCCACCTATCCGTCTAAGACCGACGTCTGCCTCGGGCTTTACGAACCCTGGACCTGCAACTGGTACACCGACGCGAGCATGAAGGTGGCCTATCCCGAACTCGGGCGGACGGTCGGTTTCGCGGTGACGGCGGTCTACGGCGTGCCGGACCCGAACTTCAACCGCCTCAATTTCGGCGACGTTCTGCGCGCGGTGGTGGACTCGCCGAAGCCCGCGGTGGTCTGCATCCAGCAGGATTTTCCGGAGCCGCTCAAGCGCAAGAACGGCCTCGCGGGTGGGCAGATGGTCACGGCGATGAAGGCGGTGGGCGCGGTGGCGATGCTGACCGACGGCCCCTCGCGCGACATCGACGAGATTCGCGGCATGGGCTTCCAGTACATGATGGCGGGCGCGAGCGCGGGGCACGGGCCGCTCGGGGTCAAGGCCGTCAACGTGCCGGTGCACCTCGCCGGGATGGACGTGGCGCCGGGCGAGATCATCCACATGGACGAGAACGGCGCGGTGAAGTTCCCGCGCAGGTATCTCGCCGAGGTGTGCCGCCGCGCCGCGCTGATTCAGGAGCAGGAGGCGGCGAAGATGGCGGCGATGGCCGCCGCCGCCGATCCCGAGGAGGTGATCCGCATCATGACCGGCGGCAAGGAGAAGTACTGA
- the rlmB gene encoding 23S rRNA (guanosine-2'-O-)-methyltransferase RlmB, with protein MSRHKSRRDLPQRTEKPEPRGRKSGGDVWIFGLHAVAAALANPERRPKRLLLTQEAFEALGGALADTPHAIQPSPAERRDIEAVLGPNAVHQGAALLAPPLPGAQIEDIPESLADGGPKPKRALIVALDQVTDPHNIGAVLRSAAAFGALAVVVPDRHAPEETGTIAKAACGALETVPLVRVPNFARALDALKQQGYWCLGLDGAADKTLADQDLPDRLVLVLGAEGAGLRRLSREACDFAARLPIRPAMESLNVSNACAIALYALLA; from the coding sequence ATGTCGCGCCACAAGTCCCGCCGAGACCTCCCGCAGCGCACCGAGAAGCCCGAACCGCGCGGCCGCAAATCCGGCGGCGACGTCTGGATCTTCGGCCTGCACGCGGTCGCCGCCGCGCTCGCCAACCCCGAGCGGCGGCCGAAGCGCCTGCTGCTCACCCAGGAGGCGTTCGAGGCGCTCGGCGGCGCGCTGGCGGACACGCCGCACGCGATCCAGCCCTCCCCCGCCGAACGCCGCGACATCGAGGCGGTACTCGGGCCGAACGCGGTGCATCAGGGCGCGGCGCTGCTGGCGCCGCCGCTGCCCGGCGCGCAGATCGAGGACATTCCGGAGTCGCTCGCCGACGGCGGACCGAAGCCGAAGCGCGCGCTGATCGTCGCCCTCGATCAGGTCACCGATCCGCACAACATCGGCGCGGTGCTGCGCTCGGCCGCAGCGTTCGGCGCGCTCGCGGTGGTGGTGCCCGACCGCCATGCGCCCGAGGAGACCGGCACCATCGCCAAGGCGGCGTGCGGCGCGCTCGAAACCGTGCCGCTGGTGCGCGTGCCCAACTTCGCCCGCGCCCTCGACGCCTTGAAGCAGCAGGGCTACTGGTGCCTCGGCCTCGACGGCGCGGCGGACAAGACCCTGGCGGACCAGGATCTGCCCGACCGGCTGGTGCTGGTGCTGGGGGCCGAGGGCGCGGGCCTGCGCCGCCTCAGCCGCGAAGCCTGCGACTTCGCGGCGCGGCTGCCGATCCGCCCGGCGATGGAGAGCCTCAACGTCTCCAACGCCTGCGCGATCGCCCTCTATGCACTGCTGGCGTGA
- the tufB gene encoding protein chain elongation factor EF-Tu, possible GTP-binding factor (duplicate of tufA) (Evidence 2a : Function of homologous gene experimentally demonstrated in an other organism; Product type f : factor) — protein sequence MSKEKFERNKPHCNIGTIGHVDHGKTTLTAAITKVLAETGGATFSAYDMIDKAPEERARGITINTAHVEYTTENRHYAHVDCPGHADYVKNMITGAAQMDGAILVCSAADGPMPQTREHILLARQVGVPAIVVYMNKVDQVDDPELLELVEMEIRELLSSYDFPGDDIPIVKGSALAALEGRDDAIGRESILELMRAVDSYIPQPDRPKDKPFLMPIEDVFSISGRGTVVTGRIERGVLKVGDEVAIVGLRDTTKTTCTGVEMFRKLLDQGEAGDNIGALLRGTKREDVERGQVLAAPGSITPHTKFKAEAYILTKEEGGRHTPFFSNYRPQFYFRTTDVTGSVVLPEGVEMVMPGDNISMEVDLIAPIAMDEGLRFAIREGGRTVGAGVVALIIE from the coding sequence ATGTCCAAGGAAAAGTTCGAGCGGAATAAGCCGCACTGCAACATCGGCACGATCGGCCACGTGGACCACGGGAAGACGACGCTGACGGCGGCGATCACGAAGGTTCTGGCGGAGACGGGCGGTGCGACGTTCAGCGCGTACGATATGATCGACAAGGCTCCCGAGGAGCGCGCGCGCGGCATCACGATCAACACGGCGCACGTGGAGTACACGACGGAGAACCGTCACTACGCGCACGTGGACTGCCCCGGCCACGCGGACTACGTGAAGAACATGATCACGGGCGCGGCGCAGATGGACGGCGCGATCCTGGTGTGCTCGGCGGCGGACGGCCCGATGCCGCAGACGCGGGAGCACATTCTTCTGGCGCGTCAGGTGGGCGTTCCGGCGATCGTGGTGTACATGAACAAGGTTGACCAGGTCGACGATCCGGAGCTTCTGGAGCTGGTGGAGATGGAGATCCGCGAGCTTCTGTCGAGCTACGACTTCCCGGGCGACGACATTCCGATCGTGAAGGGGTCGGCGCTTGCGGCGCTGGAAGGCCGTGACGACGCGATCGGTCGCGAGTCGATCCTGGAGCTGATGCGCGCGGTGGACAGCTACATTCCGCAGCCGGATCGTCCGAAGGACAAGCCGTTCCTGATGCCGATCGAAGACGTGTTCTCGATCTCGGGTCGCGGCACGGTGGTGACCGGGCGTATCGAGCGCGGCGTTCTGAAGGTGGGCGACGAAGTCGCGATCGTGGGCCTGCGGGACACCACGAAGACCACCTGCACGGGCGTGGAGATGTTCCGCAAGCTTCTGGACCAGGGCGAGGCGGGCGACAACATCGGCGCGCTGCTGCGCGGCACGAAGCGCGAGGACGTGGAGCGCGGCCAGGTTCTGGCGGCCCCGGGCTCGATCACGCCGCACACCAAGTTCAAGGCCGAGGCGTACATCCTGACGAAGGAAGAAGGCGGTCGTCATACGCCGTTCTTCTCGAACTACCGTCCGCAGTTCTACTTCCGCACGACCGACGTGACGGGTTCGGTGGTTCTGCCGGAAGGTGTCGAGATGGTGATGCCGGGCGACAACATTTCGATGGAAGTCGACCTGATCGCGCCGATCGCGATGGACGAAGGCCTGCGCTTCGCGATCCGCGAAGGCGGCCGCACCGTCGGCGCCGGCGTGGTGGCCTTGATCATCGAGTAA